One window of the Eucalyptus grandis isolate ANBG69807.140 chromosome 6, ASM1654582v1, whole genome shotgun sequence genome contains the following:
- the LOC120294724 gene encoding LOW QUALITY PROTEIN: putative glutamine amidotransferase GAT1_2.1 (The sequence of the model RefSeq protein was modified relative to this genomic sequence to represent the inferred CDS: inserted 1 base in 1 codon), translating into MASSDLSGILPRVLIVSRRTVRKNKFVDFVGEYHLDLIVGYGAVPVIXPRVNGVHMLLDSFEPIHGVLLCEGEDIDPSLYEPEDATITLSPEELEEVRRLHASDTAIDREKDTIELRLAKLCLERNIPYLGICRGSQVLNVASGGTLYQDIEREVSRNFAQEKRVAHINYNDYDGHRHAVRVLEKTPLHEWFKDSLEDKTMEIMVNSYHHQGVKRLAQRFVPMAFAPDDLIEGFYDPDAYNPEEGKFIMGLQFHPERMRKPDSDEFDYPGCPFAYQEFVKAVIAYQKKLISSTSVPRPLKLDQEMEKRRRMIVRSFSLAKNLYTTGQGLNPSKESELKAGAEFLESNTALSLQQEKRLKQMGATVRNAGSYIERLKLNEEREKMARNVIGKMSVEQLSDLISFYRMMEQICSEVLERKLQGIVNDLNT; encoded by the exons ATGGCTTCTTCTGATCTCTCCGGGATCCTCCCTCGCGTCCTCATCGTCTCGCGCCGCACCGTTCGCAAGAACAAGTTTGTCGATTTCGTCG GTGAATATCACCTTGATCTCATAGTGGGATATGGCGCCGTCCCCGTAA GTCCCCGCGTGAACGGGGTCCACATGCTGCTCGACAGCTTCGAGCCGATCCATGGCGTCCTCCTCTGCGAGGGCGAGGACATCGACCCGTCACTCTACGAGCCCGAGGATGCCACCATCACACTCTCCCCCGAGGAGCTTGAGGAGGTGCGGAGGCTCCACGCGAGCGACACAGCCATCGACCGTGAGAAAGACACGATCGAGCTCCGCCTTGCGAAGCTGTGCCTCGAGCGCAACATCCCTTACTTGGGGATCTGCAGAGGCTCGCAG GTCTTGAATGTTGCATCTGGAGGCACGCTTTATCAAGACATTGAGAGAGAGGTCAGCAGGAATTTTGCCCAAGAGAAGAGAGTGGCTCACATAAATTACAATGATTATGATGGGCACAGACATGCGGTCAGGGTGTTGGAGAAGACTCCATTGCATGAGTGGTTTAAGGACTCATTGGAGGACAAGACGATGGAGATAATGGTGAACAGTTATCACCACCAGGGGGTCAAGAGACTGGCTCAGAGGTTTGTTCCCATGGCCTTTGCGCCTGATGACTTGATCGAAGGGTTCTACGATCCGGATGCTTATAATCCTGAAGAGGGCAAGTTCATCATGGGCCTCCAGTTTCACCCTGAGCGGATGCGGAAGCCCGACTCCGACGAGTTCGATTACCCAGGTTGCCCGTTCGCCTATCAG GAGTTTGTGAAGGCTGTGATTGCGTACCAGAAGAAGCTTATTAGCTCGACTTCGGTCCCAAGGCCACTGAAACTTGATCAAGAaatggagaagaggaggaggatgatCGTCCGCAGTTTTTCACTGGCCAAGAATCTGTATACGACCGGCCAAGGGCTGAACCCATCCAAAGAGTCCGAACTTAAAGCGGGTGCAGAATTTCTTGAG TCGAACACGGCATTGAGTTTGCAACAAGAGAAGAGGTTGAAGCAGATGGGTGCGACAGTGAGGAACGCTGGGTCATACATCGAGAGGCTCAAGTTGAacgaagaaagagagaagatggcAAGGAATGTGATTGGGAAGATGTCGGTCGAACAATTATCTGATCTGATATCCTTCTACAGAATGATGGAGCAGATATGCTCAGAAGTCCTGGAGAGAAAGCTTCAGGGCATCGTGAACGACCTAAACACATAG